In Burkholderia sp. WP9, a genomic segment contains:
- a CDS encoding translocation/assembly module TamB domain-containing protein gives MTTDVSAQPPAQPPGAPPGEPPGQQPPPEPPRRRRLGRLLLKTFAWTVAVVVLLLALAVGLLYGALTTERGTAYAWQAAVKLLGGKLSGTLESGALANGLQLRQVRWRSLDGSGTDIQIDRVAGRWALTREPWRFTIEYLHVGTVDARIGASSSSSGPMKLPQDLRLPMQLDVRDVQLDKLLLHQGASTTELSRFVFHGRSDGRHHEAAIERLDTPFGAVTAAARLDGVRPFPLSGDVGYSGKVNNEAVQVGGHLSGSLENLIAELDASGMKLAGHARVEAEPFGDVPLQRATLTFDHINPQAFAPGAPQADLAVRAELQPVGQGADVAGKSEAGAASTAQPPAAASGKHGAQSHASGKSTAGFAVAGHVSIVNAKPGAIDQNLLPLIDANADVRLDAQTQRISNLNVRLVKSATLTGGGALSGKRGQFDLRVAGLDLNALQATVRPTQLSGPIGIRLNDDVQSLTLDLADPKAALRAQGKITFDPARMSFNNVRITSGKGRIDLSGALKHDANSTYNVKAQLTDFDPLTLASQMPARTPVAGPAPAASSAKKSASAEAAAQAGSTAGAKSAAPADKAAAAVKNTAKAAVKTEVVQRKTPAPKRGAPPARKIEARVNGTLTAAGMLGPVFTTKADFKLGPSVYDGLPLTGGGTIQLAGSRILPSRANLSVAGNQVDLQGSFGARGDRLKFRVDAPELERLGFGLAGLVAADGDITGSFAHPNVVLNYKADSVVFSSNRVGHAEGHAELRDGANGALVFTTDARNLSAGGVDLSTLTARLSGTRANHTLEAAATGKLQDRPLDLTLAANGKLTEARDGTRWDGTVTRLQNRGTPSLNLESPLAVSAGPSHLTLGATRLTLEGAVLSLKTFAFDHGKIQSTGSLTGISAVRLQDLRREITGEPPVVKTDLVFDGDWDFALGSTASGHIQLKRRSGDVTVEIGRGLASLGITDITARAEFSGGNRLNATVHAQASRIGVIDADAHTTLVMRDGFLTVSEEGALTGNVNANVPSLKTTGGLFGPSYLLDGHLALKLALGGTVAKPNLTGSLLGEGLSATMVDQGVQLKDGVVRIALSHNLVDFQQVEFHGASGTLRATGRVRLDGAEPDLTASIVADKLELFAAPDRNLSLSGSASVANGGTLGGMEINGKFMVDHALFDMPEQSAPKLGDDVVVVRPDGSVAGERTRPVAGTNKPIGPFAPRANIDINLGNSFRFRGQGADLGLSGTITAMSAPNLPLRAVGNVRVTPGSTYTAFGRKLNIENGFFTFNGPVANPGINILAMRRNQQVEAGVQVTGTVQFPTAKLVSEPSVPDNEKLSWLLFGHGTDQGNNLGQQSTMTTALALLGSASGKRIAQTFGLDEFSIGRSEVGLTDPQVVMVSKAINEWLVIGYEQGLQSASNAIKATVNLTRYWSVAAYGGTFDGVDLLYTRRFDRIRW, from the coding sequence ATGACCACGGACGTTTCCGCCCAACCTCCCGCGCAGCCGCCCGGCGCTCCACCAGGAGAGCCGCCCGGACAGCAGCCGCCACCCGAGCCGCCGAGGAGGCGCAGGCTCGGCCGGCTGCTGCTGAAAACATTCGCGTGGACGGTGGCCGTGGTGGTGCTGTTGCTGGCGTTGGCGGTGGGTTTGCTGTACGGCGCGCTGACGACCGAGCGCGGCACCGCCTATGCATGGCAGGCGGCGGTGAAGCTGCTGGGCGGCAAGCTGAGCGGCACGCTCGAAAGCGGTGCGCTCGCCAACGGCCTGCAATTGCGCCAGGTGCGCTGGCGCAGCCTCGACGGCAGCGGCACCGATATCCAGATCGACCGCGTGGCGGGCCGCTGGGCACTCACGCGCGAACCGTGGCGGTTCACCATCGAGTATCTGCATGTCGGCACGGTGGACGCGCGCATCGGCGCATCGTCGTCGAGCAGCGGGCCGATGAAGCTGCCGCAAGACTTGCGCTTGCCCATGCAGCTCGACGTCCGCGATGTCCAGCTCGACAAACTGCTGCTGCATCAGGGCGCGTCGACAACCGAGTTGTCGCGCTTCGTGTTCCATGGCCGCAGCGACGGGCGCCATCACGAGGCCGCGATCGAGCGGCTGGATACGCCGTTCGGCGCGGTGACGGCGGCGGCCAGACTCGACGGCGTGCGGCCGTTTCCGCTGAGCGGGGACGTCGGCTATTCGGGCAAGGTCAACAACGAGGCGGTGCAGGTGGGCGGCCATCTGAGCGGCTCGCTGGAAAATCTCATCGCTGAACTCGATGCGAGCGGCATGAAGCTCGCGGGTCACGCGAGGGTCGAGGCCGAGCCTTTCGGCGACGTGCCTTTACAGCGCGCCACGCTGACTTTCGATCACATCAACCCGCAGGCCTTTGCGCCCGGCGCCCCGCAGGCCGATCTGGCCGTGCGGGCGGAATTGCAGCCGGTCGGGCAGGGTGCCGACGTGGCGGGGAAGAGCGAGGCGGGTGCGGCCAGCACGGCACAGCCTCCCGCTGCCGCAAGCGGCAAACACGGCGCTCAGTCTCACGCGTCCGGCAAAAGCACCGCCGGGTTCGCGGTTGCCGGGCATGTTTCGATCGTCAACGCCAAACCCGGCGCGATCGACCAGAACCTGCTGCCGCTGATCGACGCCAACGCGGACGTGCGACTCGACGCCCAGACGCAGCGTATCTCGAACCTGAACGTGCGCCTCGTGAAGAGCGCCACGCTCACCGGCGGCGGCGCGCTGAGCGGCAAGCGCGGACAGTTCGATCTGCGGGTCGCCGGGCTCGACCTGAACGCACTGCAAGCGACGGTGCGGCCCACGCAGCTTTCCGGTCCCATCGGCATCCGCCTGAACGACGACGTGCAAAGTCTCACGCTCGACCTGGCCGACCCGAAAGCGGCGCTACGTGCCCAGGGCAAGATCACCTTCGATCCAGCCCGCATGAGCTTCAACAACGTGCGCATCACGTCGGGCAAAGGCCGCATCGATCTATCCGGCGCGCTCAAGCACGACGCGAATTCCACCTACAACGTGAAAGCGCAACTGACCGATTTCGATCCGTTGACGCTGGCTTCGCAGATGCCGGCGCGCACGCCGGTGGCCGGCCCGGCGCCGGCGGCGAGCAGTGCGAAAAAGAGCGCAAGCGCGGAGGCCGCGGCGCAAGCCGGCAGCACCGCCGGCGCGAAAAGCGCCGCGCCCGCTGACAAAGCCGCCGCCGCCGTGAAAAACACCGCGAAGGCGGCGGTCAAAACGGAAGTGGTCCAGCGCAAAACGCCGGCGCCGAAACGCGGCGCGCCACCTGCCCGCAAGATCGAGGCGCGCGTGAACGGCACGCTCACCGCGGCCGGCATGCTCGGGCCGGTCTTCACGACCAAGGCCGACTTCAAGCTCGGCCCGAGTGTGTACGACGGCCTGCCGCTAACCGGCGGCGGCACGATTCAACTGGCGGGCTCGCGCATTCTGCCGAGCCGCGCGAACCTCTCGGTGGCGGGCAACCAGGTGGATCTGCAAGGCAGCTTCGGCGCGCGCGGCGACCGGCTGAAGTTTCGCGTCGATGCGCCGGAACTGGAGCGCCTCGGCTTCGGCCTCGCGGGACTCGTCGCTGCCGATGGCGACATCACCGGCTCGTTCGCGCATCCGAATGTGGTGCTGAACTACAAGGCGGACAGCGTGGTGTTCAGCAGCAACCGCGTCGGTCATGCGGAAGGGCACGCTGAATTGCGCGACGGCGCGAACGGCGCGCTCGTCTTCACCACCGACGCGCGCAATCTCAGCGCGGGCGGCGTCGATCTGAGCACGCTCACGGCGCGTTTGTCCGGCACGCGCGCGAATCACACGCTCGAGGCCGCGGCCACCGGCAAGCTGCAGGACCGTCCGCTCGATCTCACGCTCGCCGCCAACGGCAAGCTGACCGAAGCGCGCGACGGCACGCGCTGGGACGGCACCGTCACCCGCCTGCAGAATCGCGGCACGCCTTCGCTGAATCTGGAGTCGCCGCTCGCCGTCAGCGCCGGGCCAAGCCACCTGACGCTCGGTGCAACGAGGCTCACGCTCGAAGGCGCGGTACTGAGCCTGAAAACCTTCGCCTTCGACCATGGGAAGATTCAGTCGACGGGCAGCCTGACGGGCATTTCGGCCGTGAGGTTGCAGGATCTGCGGCGCGAGATCACCGGTGAGCCGCCCGTCGTCAAAACCGATCTGGTGTTCGACGGCGACTGGGACTTCGCGCTCGGCAGCACGGCGAGCGGCCATATCCAGCTGAAGCGCCGCAGCGGCGACGTCACAGTCGAAATCGGCCGGGGTCTCGCTTCGCTGGGTATCACGGATATCACCGCGCGCGCCGAGTTCAGCGGCGGCAATCGCCTCAACGCCACCGTGCACGCGCAGGCGAGCCGCATCGGCGTGATCGACGCGGATGCGCACACCACGCTGGTCATGCGCGACGGCTTCCTGACCGTCAGCGAAGAGGGCGCGCTGACCGGCAATGTGAATGCCAATGTGCCGTCGCTGAAAACGACCGGCGGCCTGTTCGGTCCGAGCTATCTGCTCGACGGGCACCTCGCGCTCAAACTCGCGCTCGGCGGCACCGTCGCCAAACCGAACCTGACCGGCTCGCTGCTCGGCGAGGGCCTTTCCGCGACGATGGTCGACCAGGGCGTGCAGTTGAAGGACGGCGTGGTGCGCATCGCGTTGTCGCACAATCTGGTCGACTTCCAGCAGGTCGAATTTCATGGCGCGAGCGGCACGCTGCGCGCAACGGGCCGCGTGCGTCTGGACGGCGCCGAGCCGGACCTGACTGCGAGCATTGTTGCGGACAAGCTCGAACTGTTCGCGGCGCCGGATCGTAATCTGTCGCTGTCGGGCAGCGCGAGCGTAGCGAATGGCGGGACGCTGGGCGGTATGGAGATCAACGGCAAATTCATGGTCGATCACGCGTTGTTCGATATGCCGGAGCAGTCCGCGCCGAAGCTCGGCGACGACGTGGTGGTGGTGCGTCCCGACGGGTCGGTGGCGGGCGAACGGACACGGCCCGTGGCGGGCACCAACAAGCCGATCGGCCCGTTCGCGCCGCGCGCCAATATCGACATCAACCTCGGCAACAGCTTCCGTTTCCGCGGGCAGGGCGCCGATCTGGGCCTGAGCGGCACGATCACCGCCATGAGCGCGCCGAATCTGCCGCTGCGCGCGGTGGGGAACGTGCGTGTCACGCCGGGTTCGACCTACACCGCGTTCGGCCGCAAGCTCAACATCGAGAACGGCTTTTTCACGTTCAACGGTCCGGTGGCCAATCCCGGCATCAACATCCTCGCCATGCGCCGCAATCAGCAGGTCGAGGCGGGCGTGCAGGTCACGGGCACGGTTCAGTTCCCGACCGCGAAGCTGGTGTCGGAGCCGAGCGTGCCGGACAACGAAAAGCTCTCGTGGCTGCTATTCGGTCACGGCACGGATCAGGGCAACAACCTGGGTCAGCAGAGCACCATGACCACGGCGCTCGCGTTGCTCGGCAGCGCGAGCGGCAAGCGGATTGCGCAGACCTTCGGGCTGGACGAGTTTTCGATCGGCCGAAGCGAAGTCGGACTGACCGATCCGCAAGTCGTGATGGTGTCGAAGGCGATCAACGAGTGGCTCGTGATCGGCTACGAACAGGGGCTGCAATCGGCGAGCAATGCGATCAAGGCGACGGTCAACCTCACGCGCTACTGGTCGGTCGCGGCTTACGGCGGCACGTTCGACGGCGTCGATCTGCTCTATACGCGTCGCTTCGACCGGATCCGTTGGTGA
- a CDS encoding autotransporter assembly complex family protein, with protein MAGCAIDKPRLRRGKAGDGHGLVTPMRLWLRAWLAFGLVMLTLAAGNAHAAKAAASYKVDIEATPRALRKLLEAHLDIARFAKRPDISDDQFEFLITATPQQVRDLASTQGYFTPVVRTDVRTVDDTKRVTVSVDPGPQTLITSISLSFRGPVLTEDPAQENAARFAFSLHEGDPFSQGEWDDAKNASLKALQSRRYLGAKIYHSEARVDPRTHEAKLSVTYESGPTFTMGKLDVSGTRRYPEQIVDNVNPISVGDIYDVQRVAELQRQLQNTPYYASVAIDVDSDPAKPVETPMHVKVSEYPYNSIRGGVGYSTDNGPLVQGAYSYLDTFGKAWPFTVQGRVDQVQQYGQIELSMPPGQRAWTNSMLASYTTTDVSDTRIYSIRGGVQRARTSQFIDYNYALLFYQDRLDQNSAAPTTSRALVPSWSWTRRNTDDPLFPRKGNLIHVEAGFAVKGVLTDQTFIRGYARGQQYLPIGKEDLVLIRAELGGVFTSGSSSGIPASLLFRAGGSNSVRGYSYQSIGNNVDGSVLPTKYLVTATAEYQHWFNHDWGAAAFFDVGTATDTWGEKVFYPGVGVGARWRSPVGPVNVDVAYGIRNRSVRPYLTLGIAF; from the coding sequence TTGGCGGGGTGTGCGATCGACAAGCCGCGGCTGCGGCGCGGCAAGGCCGGTGACGGGCATGGGCTCGTCACGCCCATGCGGCTCTGGCTGCGCGCGTGGCTGGCATTCGGCCTCGTCATGCTGACGCTGGCGGCCGGCAATGCTCATGCGGCGAAAGCCGCGGCCAGCTACAAGGTCGATATCGAAGCCACGCCGCGCGCTCTGCGCAAACTGCTCGAAGCCCATCTGGATATCGCGCGTTTCGCCAAACGTCCCGATATCAGCGACGACCAGTTCGAGTTTCTGATCACCGCCACGCCTCAGCAGGTGCGTGATCTGGCTTCCACGCAGGGCTATTTCACGCCGGTCGTGCGCACCGACGTGCGCACCGTCGACGATACGAAACGCGTCACGGTGAGCGTCGATCCCGGCCCGCAAACCCTCATCACGTCGATTTCGCTGTCGTTTCGCGGGCCGGTGCTGACCGAGGATCCGGCGCAGGAGAATGCCGCACGCTTCGCGTTTTCGTTGCACGAAGGCGATCCGTTCTCGCAAGGCGAGTGGGACGACGCGAAAAATGCGTCGCTCAAGGCCTTGCAGTCGCGCCGCTATCTGGGCGCGAAGATTTACCACTCGGAGGCGCGCGTCGATCCGCGCACGCACGAGGCGAAACTGTCGGTTACGTACGAAAGCGGGCCGACCTTCACGATGGGCAAGCTCGACGTATCCGGCACGCGGCGCTACCCGGAACAGATCGTCGACAATGTGAACCCGATTTCGGTGGGCGATATTTACGACGTGCAGCGCGTCGCCGAATTACAGCGCCAGTTGCAAAACACGCCGTACTACGCAAGCGTCGCGATCGACGTGGATAGCGACCCCGCCAAACCGGTCGAGACGCCCATGCACGTGAAGGTGTCGGAGTATCCGTACAACAGCATTCGCGGCGGCGTAGGCTATTCGACGGACAACGGCCCGCTGGTCCAGGGCGCCTATTCGTACCTCGACACGTTCGGCAAAGCGTGGCCGTTCACGGTCCAGGGCCGCGTCGACCAGGTTCAGCAATACGGGCAAATCGAACTCTCCATGCCACCGGGGCAGCGTGCGTGGACCAACAGCATGTTGGCGTCCTACACCACGACCGACGTTTCCGATACGCGTATCTACAGTATTCGCGGCGGCGTGCAGCGAGCCCGGACCTCGCAATTCATCGACTACAACTACGCGCTGCTGTTCTATCAGGACCGGCTCGATCAGAATTCGGCCGCGCCGACTACGAGCCGCGCGCTGGTGCCGTCCTGGTCGTGGACCCGGCGCAACACCGACGACCCGCTGTTCCCGCGCAAGGGCAACCTGATTCACGTCGAGGCAGGCTTCGCGGTCAAAGGCGTGCTCACCGACCAGACCTTCATCCGCGGCTACGCGCGCGGCCAGCAGTATCTGCCGATCGGCAAGGAAGACCTCGTGCTGATTCGCGCCGAACTCGGCGGCGTGTTTACGAGCGGCAGTTCGAGCGGTATTCCGGCGTCGCTGCTGTTTCGCGCGGGCGGTTCGAATTCGGTGCGCGGCTATAGCTATCAGAGCATCGGTAATAACGTCGATGGTTCGGTGCTGCCCACCAAGTATCTCGTCACGGCGACCGCCGAATATCAGCATTGGTTCAACCACGACTGGGGCGCGGCCGCGTTCTTCGACGTCGGCACCGCTACCGACACGTGGGGCGAAAAAGTCTTTTATCCGGGCGTAGGCGTTGGGGCGCGCTGGCGCAGCCCGGTCGGCCCGGTCAACGTCGATGTCGCCTACGGGATTCGCAACAGGAGCGTGCGACCGTACCTGACGCTCGGCATTGCCTTCTGA
- a CDS encoding DUF3460 family protein, translating into MYQSDITQFLNQLKQQKPNLEAEQRRGRALLWDKQPIDLEERAEQKASRVEQTPYSYYQNF; encoded by the coding sequence ATGTATCAATCGGACATTACCCAGTTCCTGAACCAGCTCAAGCAACAGAAACCCAATCTGGAAGCCGAACAACGCCGCGGCCGCGCGCTGCTGTGGGACAAACAGCCGATCGATCTCGAAGAACGCGCCGAGCAGAAAGCCTCGCGCGTAGAGCAGACGCCTTACTCGTACTATCAAAACTTCTAA
- a CDS encoding ScpA family protein codes for MSHADEAHGAPPADAALAAPATDSTPDTVDGIAFARLYGEPLFKMPTDLYIPPDALEVFLETFEGPLDLLLYLIRKQNFNVLDIPMADVTVQYLGYVDQLRQTNLELASEYLLMAAMLIEIKSRMLLPVKKADSGEEAEDPRAELVRRLLEYEQMKLAAQRIDQLPQLGRDFLRAEVYIEQSITPRFPDVNSEDLRAAWADVIKRAKLVQHHKISREELSVREHMSSILRQLQNARFVEFSDLFDTSKGVPVVVVNFIAVLELCRESLVEITQAEPFAPIYVRLAYLPA; via the coding sequence GTGAGTCACGCCGACGAGGCACACGGCGCACCGCCGGCCGACGCCGCGCTCGCCGCGCCCGCCACCGATTCGACACCCGACACCGTCGACGGCATTGCTTTTGCACGCCTGTACGGCGAGCCGCTCTTCAAGATGCCGACGGATCTGTACATTCCGCCGGATGCGCTCGAGGTGTTTCTCGAAACGTTCGAAGGACCGCTGGATCTGCTGCTGTACCTGATCCGCAAGCAGAACTTCAACGTGCTCGACATTCCGATGGCGGACGTCACAGTGCAGTACCTCGGCTACGTCGACCAGTTGCGCCAGACCAATCTCGAACTCGCGTCCGAGTATCTGCTCATGGCCGCGATGCTGATCGAGATCAAGTCGCGCATGCTGCTGCCGGTGAAAAAGGCCGACAGCGGTGAGGAAGCCGAAGATCCGCGCGCCGAACTCGTGCGGCGCCTGCTCGAATACGAGCAGATGAAGCTCGCCGCGCAGCGCATCGACCAGTTGCCGCAGCTCGGGCGCGATTTCCTGCGCGCCGAGGTTTATATCGAACAAAGCATCACGCCGCGTTTTCCCGACGTGAACAGCGAAGACCTGCGCGCCGCGTGGGCCGACGTGATCAAGCGCGCCAAGCTGGTCCAGCATCACAAGATTTCGCGCGAAGAGCTTTCGGTGCGCGAGCATATGAGCTCGATCCTGCGGCAACTGCAAAACGCCCGCTTCGTCGAGTTCTCCGACCTGTTCGACACGAGCAAAGGCGTGCCGGTGGTGGTGGTGAATTTCATCGCCGTGCTCGAACTGTGCCGCGAGTCGCTCGTCGAAATCACCCAGGCGGAACCATTCGCGCCGATCTATGTGCGCCTCGCCTACCTGCCCGCCTGA
- the panC gene encoding pantoate--beta-alanine ligase: MKVISSIHELRDQLRGQNRTAFVPTMGNLHEGHLSLMRLARQHGDPVVASIFVNRLQFGPNEDFDKYPRTMEADIEKLQKENVYVLFAPTERDLYPEPQEYRVHPPHDLGDILEGEFRPGFFQGVCTVVMKLMSCVQPRVAVFGKKDYQQLMIVRRMCNQFALPTDIIAAETVRDADGLALSSRNRYLQAAERAEAPVLAAELNRVREAVLGGERDFRKIEQAAMAALAARGWQPDYIAVRKRSNLLPPGPQDANEELVVLAAAKLGATRLIDNLEI, translated from the coding sequence ATGAAAGTCATCAGCTCGATCCATGAATTGCGCGACCAGTTGCGCGGCCAGAATCGCACCGCCTTTGTGCCGACCATGGGCAATCTGCACGAGGGCCATCTGTCGCTGATGCGTCTCGCGCGTCAGCACGGCGATCCGGTCGTGGCGAGCATCTTCGTCAACCGGCTGCAGTTCGGTCCGAACGAGGATTTCGACAAATACCCGCGCACGATGGAAGCGGACATCGAAAAGCTCCAGAAGGAAAACGTCTACGTGCTGTTCGCGCCGACGGAGCGAGACCTCTATCCGGAGCCGCAGGAGTACCGCGTGCATCCGCCGCACGATCTGGGCGACATCCTCGAAGGCGAATTCCGGCCGGGCTTCTTCCAGGGCGTGTGCACGGTCGTGATGAAGCTGATGTCGTGCGTGCAGCCGCGCGTCGCGGTGTTCGGCAAGAAGGATTACCAGCAGTTGATGATCGTGCGCCGCATGTGCAACCAGTTTGCGCTGCCCACCGACATCATCGCCGCCGAAACCGTGCGTGACGCCGACGGCCTCGCGCTCAGCTCGCGCAATCGCTATCTGCAGGCCGCCGAACGCGCCGAGGCGCCGGTGCTGGCCGCTGAACTGAACCGCGTGCGCGAAGCCGTGCTCGGCGGCGAGCGCGACTTCAGGAAGATCGAACAGGCGGCGATGGCGGCGTTGGCCGCGCGCGGCTGGCAACCCGACTACATCGCGGTGCGCAAGCGTTCGAACCTGCTGCCGCCGGGTCCGCAAGACGCGAACGAGGAACTGGTCGTGCTGGCTGCCGCCAAGCTCGGCGCCACTCGTCTTATTGACAACCTCGAAATCTGA
- the panD gene encoding aspartate 1-decarboxylase: MQRNMLKSKIHRVAVTHCELHYEGSCAIDEDLLEAANIVENERIDIWNINNGERFSTYAIKGERGSGMISLNGSAARRAQLGDLVIIAAFAVVDEAELKAGWKPDLVFVDDNNKIKGSRDHVPTQNWT; encoded by the coding sequence ATGCAACGCAACATGCTGAAGTCGAAGATCCACCGCGTCGCGGTCACGCATTGCGAACTGCACTACGAGGGTTCGTGCGCGATCGACGAAGATTTGCTGGAAGCGGCGAACATCGTCGAAAACGAGCGGATCGACATCTGGAACATCAACAACGGCGAGCGTTTCTCGACCTACGCGATCAAGGGCGAGCGCGGCAGCGGCATGATCTCGCTTAACGGTTCGGCCGCGCGGCGCGCGCAGCTGGGCGACCTGGTGATCATCGCGGCGTTCGCGGTGGTGGATGAAGCGGAACTGAAGGCCGGCTGGAAGCCAGACCTGGTATTCGTGGACGACAACAACAAGATCAAAGGCAGCCGCGATCACGTGCCGACGCAGAACTGGACCTGA
- a CDS encoding ParA family protein, with protein MTVIVVANPKGGVGKSTLSTNLAGYFAAAGEWVALADLDKQQSAHAWLSLRPDTLPAIETWEVNLDEPVKPPKGLEHAVVDTPAGLHGNRLSIALDLADKVIVPLQPSMFDILATQEFLERLAKEKAVRKGAIEIGVVGMRVDARTRSAEQLHRFVEGLKLPVLGFLRDTQNYVQLAAHGLTLWDVAKSRVEKDLEQWQPIVEWTSGAGKKG; from the coding sequence ATGACGGTGATCGTGGTGGCGAATCCGAAGGGCGGCGTGGGCAAAAGCACGCTGTCGACCAATCTGGCCGGCTATTTCGCCGCGGCTGGCGAATGGGTCGCGCTGGCGGACCTGGACAAGCAGCAGTCCGCGCACGCGTGGCTGTCGCTGCGGCCCGACACGCTGCCGGCCATCGAGACCTGGGAAGTCAATCTGGACGAGCCGGTCAAGCCGCCCAAAGGGCTGGAGCACGCTGTCGTCGACACACCGGCCGGCCTGCACGGCAATCGCCTGAGCATCGCGCTAGATCTGGCCGACAAGGTGATCGTGCCACTCCAACCGTCCATGTTCGATATTCTCGCCACTCAGGAATTCCTCGAGCGGCTGGCCAAGGAGAAGGCGGTCAGAAAAGGCGCCATCGAAATCGGTGTGGTCGGCATGCGCGTGGATGCGCGCACGCGCTCGGCGGAGCAACTGCATCGCTTTGTCGAGGGGCTGAAACTGCCGGTGCTGGGTTTTTTACGCGACACGCAGAATTACGTGCAACTTGCGGCCCACGGGCTGACTTTGTGGGACGTCGCGAAAAGCCGTGTGGAGAAGGATCTGGAGCAGTGGCAGCCGATCGTCGAATGGACTAGCGGAGCCGGCAAGAAGGGTTGA
- a CDS encoding PaaI family thioesterase, producing MSKLRPEYTVERLHERQKGSLPGLLGVHVLSLDEGELIAELTVRKELLAPNGFLHAATVIGLADTACGYACLAHLPETARNFTTIEVKSNFLGTATEGTIRAVAKSVHLGRSTQVWDATVTDPKGKTMALFRCTQIVLY from the coding sequence ATGAGCAAACTGCGCCCGGAATACACCGTCGAACGCCTCCACGAACGCCAGAAAGGCTCGCTGCCCGGCCTGCTGGGCGTGCATGTCCTGTCGCTGGACGAAGGCGAGTTGATCGCGGAATTGACCGTGCGCAAGGAGTTGCTCGCGCCAAACGGCTTTTTGCATGCCGCGACCGTGATCGGCCTCGCCGACACCGCCTGCGGCTACGCCTGCCTCGCGCATTTGCCAGAGACGGCGCGCAATTTCACGACCATCGAGGTGAAAAGCAATTTTCTCGGCACGGCGACCGAGGGGACGATCCGAGCGGTCGCGAAGAGCGTGCATCTGGGACGCAGCACGCAGGTGTGGGACGCCACGGTCACGGATCCGAAGGGCAAGACGATGGCGTTGTTCCGGTGTACGCAAATCGTGTTGTATTGA
- a CDS encoding DoxX family protein: MNPNRSADLAALLLRVALGVLYLAHSLQKIFVFTLPGTAQFFVSLGLPGWLGYVTAFVELFGGIALLLGVQVRWVALVLLPFMLGAMSQHLQNGWGFASPHGGWEYPAFWAVTLVVQALLGGGALSFAGVKAPRAVAA, translated from the coding sequence ATGAACCCGAACCGTTCCGCCGATCTGGCCGCTCTACTCCTTCGCGTCGCCCTGGGCGTGCTCTATCTCGCTCACAGTCTGCAAAAGATTTTCGTCTTCACGCTGCCGGGCACGGCGCAGTTCTTCGTCTCGCTGGGCTTGCCGGGCTGGCTCGGCTATGTGACGGCATTCGTCGAACTGTTCGGCGGCATTGCGCTGCTGCTCGGCGTGCAGGTCCGCTGGGTCGCGCTCGTGCTGCTGCCGTTCATGCTCGGCGCGATGTCGCAGCATCTTCAAAATGGCTGGGGTTTTGCGTCGCCGCACGGCGGCTGGGAATATCCGGCGTTCTGGGCGGTGACGTTGGTGGTGCAGGCGCTGCTCGGCGGCGGGGCGCTGTCGTTCGCTGGGGTGAAGGCGCCACGGGCGGTGGCCGCCTGA